In the Nicotiana tabacum cultivar K326 chromosome 16, ASM71507v2, whole genome shotgun sequence genome, one interval contains:
- the LOC142170401 gene encoding uncharacterized protein LOC142170401, with product MRSVTLEVPANHSLLRKTGRADVWLEPLIGDIEKKKMESHSCLTLMNDVVHSTLKANLISTELMRRISLLERKARESEKSVHEAEEIARGAQLEATNWKEQFENAQGTIEELQEDKNLLEQQNRGLTSELATVKASSSQLKRDKELLECSLSEQLSRASEEVRELKALLAKKEEYAGELVQSLTQAQADLQTSSDEIQALKSSHASLEASFDSHLAENQILKNDLAMWEKEYGLLEENFNIEVSWAFLNSRHDALTEAAQEVPENVAIPASEGETSTTQSVEVEASVTTPSIE from the exons atgagaagtgttactttggaggttcctgccaatcatagTCTCCTGAGGAAGACCGGCAGAGCCGATGTATGGCTCGAACCTCTAATTGGagatatcgagaagaagaagatggagagccatagctgcttaactttgatgaatgacgtagttcattctactttgaag gctaaccttattAGCACGGAATTAATGAGAAGAATTTCCTTACTGGAAAGAAAAGCTCGTGAGTCTGAAAAGTCTGTCCACGAGGCTGAGGAAATAGCTAGGGGAGCCCAACTTGAAGCAACCAACTGGAAGGAGCAGTTCGAAAATGCTCAAGGGACTATAGAAgagttgcaagaagataaaaACCTCCTAgagcagcaaaaccgtggtttaacttctgaactggcaacagtcaaagcctcttcaagccaattgaaaagagacaaagagcttttggaatgctctttgtcagaacaattatccagagctagtgaagaagttagagagctgaaggcacttttggctaaaaaggaagaatatgcaggagagttagtgcaaagcttgactcaagctcaggctgacttacagacttcttctgacgagattcaagccttgaagagttctcatgcttctcttgaagcttcctttgattcccatttagctgaaaatcaaattttaaaaaacgatcttgctatgtgggaaaaggaatatggacttctagaGGAAAATTTTAACATAGAAGTGAGTTGGGCTTTTCTGAATTCTCGTCATGATGCTTTGACAGAAGCTGCTCAAGAgg TTCCTGAAAATGTTGCTATTCCAGCttcagagggtgaaacttctacaACCCAGTCTGTGGAAGTTGAAGCTTCCGTGACAACCCCCTCaattgaatga